A window of Bacillota bacterium contains these coding sequences:
- a CDS encoding ribonuclease HI family protein, with product MVFYIDGASRGNPGRAGAGVVVCNEAGQIIKERKEYLGKATNNVAEYRALLLALQEALAQGATQVEVYTDSELLARQWNGEYRVRSPHLAPLVQQARSLSRAFSSCKLSHIPRTQNRRADLLANRAIDESSTPEG from the coding sequence TTGGTTTTTTATATAGACGGCGCCTCCCGGGGGAATCCCGGGAGGGCCGGGGCGGGAGTTGTTGTCTGCAACGAGGCCGGGCAAATAATAAAAGAGAGAAAGGAGTACCTGGGAAAGGCAACCAACAACGTTGCGGAATACCGCGCCCTGCTGCTTGCGTTGCAGGAAGCCCTGGCGCAGGGCGCCACTCAAGTCGAAGTCTATACGGACAGCGAGCTTCTGGCGCGCCAGTGGAACGGGGAGTACCGCGTCCGGAGCCCGCACCTTGCTCCCCTCGTCCAGCAGGCGCGGTCCCTTTCCCGGGCGTTCTCGAGCTGCAAACTCAGTCACATCCCCAGAACGCAAAACAGGCGCGCCGATCTCCTGGCGAACCGGGCCATCGATGAGTCTTCAACTCCGGAGGGGTAA
- a CDS encoding bis-aminopropyl spermidine synthase family protein, translating into MNRVHKQILRSLLHSPKSFWQLIRDQNTHLAGYTQALASLAEQDLVKEKNHLLELTEKGNEAARREGLIPYQNVTCTHCAGRGISLESFFKNLTQEFCRIAAFRPQAIPEFDQGYIEPEITVARAAFMYARGDLEGQKIIILGDDDLTSLAVALTGLPKEITVLEIDERILDFINRVAAERKWGHLKTYKYDVREPLPAGLAGKYDTFFTDPVETLPGLKLFLSRCTEALKGRESAGYLGLTHLEASRQKWYSIQKMFLEMGFVITDLIYNFHCYDLERSTFIKRNYPVIEASPFNLSVPDVNWYTSNLIRLEAVQDPRPLTRGAVQLGRELYFDEEAHATLPLRS; encoded by the coding sequence ATGAACCGGGTACATAAACAAATTCTGCGGAGCCTGCTACACTCACCTAAAAGCTTTTGGCAGTTGATTCGAGACCAGAACACCCACCTTGCAGGGTATACCCAGGCCCTTGCTTCCCTGGCTGAACAGGATTTAGTCAAGGAAAAAAATCATCTCCTGGAATTAACCGAAAAGGGGAATGAAGCGGCGCGCAGAGAAGGTTTAATCCCATATCAGAATGTGACATGCACCCACTGCGCCGGGCGCGGCATTTCTCTCGAGTCCTTTTTTAAAAATCTAACCCAGGAATTTTGCCGCATCGCGGCTTTCCGCCCCCAGGCCATCCCGGAGTTCGATCAGGGCTACATTGAACCTGAAATTACCGTTGCCCGGGCGGCATTCATGTACGCCCGGGGCGACCTGGAAGGCCAGAAAATCATCATTTTGGGGGATGATGATCTGACGAGCCTTGCGGTGGCGCTCACCGGTTTGCCCAAAGAGATCACCGTCCTGGAGATTGACGAACGCATCCTGGATTTTATCAACCGGGTAGCCGCAGAACGGAAATGGGGCCACCTCAAAACGTATAAATATGACGTCAGGGAGCCCCTCCCTGCCGGCCTCGCGGGCAAGTACGACACCTTTTTTACCGACCCTGTGGAAACACTCCCCGGTTTAAAACTGTTTCTCTCCCGCTGCACCGAAGCCCTGAAAGGCAGGGAGAGCGCGGGCTATCTGGGCTTAACCCACCTGGAGGCTTCACGCCAGAAATGGTACTCGATCCAGAAAATGTTTCTGGAAATGGGTTTCGTAATCACCGACCTGATCTATAATTTTCACTGCTACGACCTGGAGCGCTCCACTTTTATTAAACGAAACTACCCGGTGATTGAGGCCTCCCCGTTCAACCTCAGCGTTCCTGATGTCAACTGGTACACCTCAAACTTAATCCGGCTGGAAGCAGTTCAGGACCCGCGGCCTCTAACCCGGGGGGCTGTACAGCTGGGCCGGGAACTCTACTTCGACGAGGAGGCTCATGCCACCTTACCCCTCCGGAGTTGA
- a CDS encoding iron-containing alcohol dehydrogenase — MLFDLLVPPRIIFGPGTAGRLGEEAARFGRRLLLVTGRRALQASGMIDRILAPLSSAELDVIIFNEVPAEPTLEVVEAGLEKARRAKVDFVVGAGGGSVLDIAKAVAGLYHAQGSVKEYFEGRPVEQEGISWLAVPTTAGSGAEATRNAVLIDPETCRKQSIRCDMWMAAVALVDPVLTMTMPPELTAVTGMDALTHAFEAYTSRWSHPLTEALAFEAAVLICRNLYTAYTRGNDREAREKMALGSLMAGIALNNARPGAAHALAHPVGVRYSIPHGLACAILLPYVMEYNLIFVEEKFARIAQALGLVPPETPSIEAARRLVSFVVALRARLKIPAKLKDVGLQQEDLSSLAEAALASSSLAANPRAAGYSDLAKILEANL; from the coding sequence GTGCTTTTTGATTTGTTAGTTCCCCCGCGCATTATTTTTGGACCCGGAACTGCGGGGCGTTTAGGTGAGGAGGCGGCTCGTTTCGGACGGAGGCTCCTTCTGGTTACCGGGCGCCGCGCCCTTCAAGCAAGCGGGATGATTGACCGGATTCTCGCCCCTCTTTCTTCAGCAGAACTCGATGTCATTATTTTTAACGAGGTTCCTGCCGAGCCAACCCTTGAAGTGGTAGAGGCCGGTCTCGAAAAAGCCCGCCGCGCAAAGGTTGATTTCGTCGTCGGGGCCGGGGGAGGAAGCGTCCTTGATATTGCAAAGGCGGTGGCCGGTCTTTACCATGCGCAGGGGTCGGTGAAAGAATATTTCGAAGGACGGCCCGTTGAACAGGAGGGTATTTCCTGGCTTGCGGTTCCCACGACAGCAGGGAGCGGGGCCGAGGCTACCAGAAATGCCGTTTTGATTGATCCCGAAACCTGCCGGAAGCAAAGCATTCGTTGCGACATGTGGATGGCGGCAGTTGCCCTTGTGGATCCCGTTTTAACCATGACCATGCCGCCGGAGCTCACCGCGGTTACGGGAATGGATGCCTTAACCCACGCCTTCGAAGCCTATACCTCCCGCTGGTCGCATCCTCTTACGGAGGCGCTTGCCTTTGAGGCTGCAGTTCTTATCTGCCGGAACCTGTACACAGCTTACACGCGCGGGAATGACCGGGAAGCACGTGAAAAAATGGCATTGGGAAGTTTAATGGCCGGGATCGCGCTCAACAATGCCCGCCCGGGTGCGGCGCACGCCCTTGCCCACCCGGTGGGGGTCCGGTACTCCATCCCGCATGGTCTTGCCTGCGCCATTTTGCTTCCGTATGTCATGGAGTACAACCTGATTTTCGTTGAGGAAAAATTCGCCCGGATTGCGCAGGCCCTCGGGCTTGTTCCACCCGAAACTCCTTCGATTGAAGCAGCCCGCCGCCTTGTTTCATTTGTCGTTGCGCTGCGGGCCCGGCTCAAGATCCCCGCAAAGTTGAAAGATGTTGGTTTGCAGCAGGAGGATCTCTCTTCTCTGGCCGAAGCCGCGCTTGCGTCATCCTCTTTGGCTGCAAACCCCCGGGCCGCAGGATATTCCGACCTGGCGAAGATCCTCGAGGCCAATCTTTAA
- a CDS encoding tyrosine--tRNA ligase has protein sequence MSKLVLDFEKQWKTISRGAVEIIPQEELVQKLRRSLAQNRPLKIKLGLDPTAPDIHLGHTVVLHKLRQFQELGHEVVLILGDFTARIGDPSGRTETRKQLTEAEVMANMATYKAQIGKIIDLDRAEVVFNSTWLAPLSFTEVIELAAKYTVARMLERDDFARRYREGLPIGVHEFLYPLIQAYDSVVLRADVEIGGTDQKFNLMVGRDLQREYGQEPQVAVLMPILEGLDGVQKMSKSLGNYIGITEPPEEIYGKTMSIPDELILRYFELVTPVDLNEIQEIKNGLAGGSLHPRDAKMRLARELVSLYYDAQAARHAEEEFIAVFQRGEMPEEIPEVFLDPGELEDGERIWLPKLLVKARLANSTSAGKRLIAQGAVKIEGEKILDADAVVPVNNGMVIRAGKRKFARICLKGTP, from the coding sequence GTGTCAAAACTGGTTCTGGATTTTGAAAAACAGTGGAAAACCATCAGCCGCGGTGCGGTTGAGATCATTCCCCAGGAGGAGCTTGTTCAAAAACTGCGGCGCTCTCTTGCGCAAAACAGGCCCCTCAAGATCAAATTAGGGCTTGATCCCACCGCTCCTGATATTCACCTGGGACATACGGTTGTTTTGCACAAGCTCCGCCAGTTTCAGGAGCTGGGCCACGAGGTCGTTCTGATTCTCGGCGATTTTACGGCCCGGATTGGCGATCCCTCCGGACGCACGGAAACACGGAAGCAGCTGACCGAGGCTGAGGTGATGGCCAATATGGCAACGTACAAGGCGCAGATCGGGAAGATCATCGATCTCGACCGGGCGGAGGTTGTTTTCAACAGCACGTGGCTGGCACCCCTCTCCTTTACCGAGGTGATTGAACTGGCGGCAAAGTATACCGTTGCCAGGATGCTGGAGCGGGACGATTTTGCACGCCGTTACCGGGAAGGCCTTCCCATCGGAGTCCATGAATTTCTCTACCCTTTAATACAGGCCTATGATTCTGTTGTGTTACGCGCGGATGTGGAAATCGGGGGAACCGATCAGAAGTTCAACCTGATGGTAGGTCGGGATCTCCAGCGGGAATACGGGCAGGAGCCCCAGGTGGCCGTTTTAATGCCTATTTTAGAAGGGCTAGATGGCGTTCAGAAGATGAGCAAGAGCCTGGGCAATTATATTGGAATTACCGAACCCCCGGAAGAAATTTACGGGAAAACAATGTCTATCCCGGACGAACTGATCCTCCGTTATTTTGAACTTGTCACACCGGTGGATCTGAACGAGATCCAGGAGATAAAAAACGGTTTGGCCGGAGGCTCCCTTCACCCCAGGGACGCCAAAATGAGACTGGCGCGCGAACTTGTTTCCTTATATTACGACGCTCAGGCCGCGCGGCATGCGGAGGAAGAGTTTATTGCCGTCTTTCAAAGAGGAGAAATGCCGGAAGAAATCCCGGAAGTGTTTTTGGACCCGGGAGAATTGGAGGACGGCGAGAGGATCTGGCTTCCCAAGCTCCTGGTAAAGGCCCGCCTGGCAAACAGCACCTCGGCAGGGAAGCGGCTGATCGCCCAGGGTGCGGTAAAAATCGAAGGGGAAAAGATCCTGGATGCCGATGCGGTTGTCCCTGTAAATAACGGCATGGTCATTCGCGCGGGGAAACGGAAGTTCGCCCGCATCTGTTTAAAGGGCACACCTTGA